CACGCCGATCAGCGAGCAGGCACCACTGGGGCCGGTCCGGAGCCCGGTCGACACGCGACGCAGATGACGGATGTGAACCGCTCATCCGGTCGGGTGAGCTCTGGACGAACCGCCAATCGATCTTGAGGAGTGCCTGTGAGCCCACAGCTGCAGCGAGCCGGCCAGCCCGCCGCCGCGCCGCCGCCGGACGACAAGGATAAAAACCACATCTACGATGGTGTCACCGGGCCGATCTGGCAGTTGGCCGTCTACCAGCCGGTGCATTCCGGCTGGGAGTTCACCAACGTCGGTGGGGCCGCGTTGCTGGACCAACTCATCGCAATGCTTCGACTCGGTGCCCGCCATCGGGTCCTCGAATGCTGCTCCGGTACGGGCGCCGTCAGTCGCTACCTCAATCTGCGTAGCGGTTGCCCGGTCACCGGCGTGGAGATCAACGAGAATCAGGTCGATCACGCCCGTCGACTCGCGACCGGGAACCCGGACCTGCGGTACGTGCGGAGCGACATCGAACGGTGGCAGCTGGACGGTACCTACGATCTGGTGCTGGCGATCGACTCGCTGAGTCTGCTCGCCGATCCGCTGGCGGTGATGCGGACCGCCTACCAGGCGTCGTACCCGAACGGGGTGTTCGCGATCGCCGACACCGTCGCCGGCAGCAGCCTGTCCGAGGAAACCCGGCGACAGGCCTGGGACCTGGACGGCATCCGGCCGCTGCCGGGACCCACCGCCACGGTACGGATGCTGCGGTCCGCCGGGTTCGACGACGTCGAACTGACCGACCGCACGTCGATGGCGGTCGAGTGCTTCGACCGGATCGGCACTGCTCTGATGCGGCGTGAGGACGAGATCACCGCCCTCGTGTCAGCCGATGAGCTGCAGCACTGGCGGGACTCCACCGAGTTCTATCTGGCCGCGTACCGGAGCCGCCAGCTCACCTACTGGCGCGGTGTGGCCCGGCACGAAGACCACAGCGGCACCGTGTCGGCGCCGCGGCGCCGCGCCCGAACGACCTACGGAGGGAAGTAGTGATGATTTTCAAACGGGAGCCAGTGATCATTCAGGCCGGGTTGCTGGCCGTGTTCAACCTCCTCGGCGCGTTCGGCGTGGTGGGTTGGTCGTGCACGCAGATCACGGCGGTCAACGCGGCGATCGCAGCCGTACTCGGGGTGATCACCCGCCAGTTGGTGACCCCGCTGCACGACCCACGGGACGCCGCCGGCCGGCCGCTGCGCCGACGCCCGGTCGGCCCGGGCGACGGCGAACGGACCGTGGCATGAATTCACGCCGCCTGACAGCACCGGCGATCGCGGTCACCATGCTCGCCGTACTCGGCGGGCTGAGCGCCCGTCCGGTCGCCTCCGCCGCGGAACTCGCGGCGCTCGCCGCCCCCTTCGATTTCGTGGTGACCCCGCTGAACTCGGCACCCCCGGCGGCCCACGGTGGCCGGACGGTCGCCCCGGACCTGGCGCATCTGCGGTCCTGGATCTCCGCGGTCGGTGCCGCCGTGGGGCTCGCCGACGCCGACGGCAACGGCCGCGCCGACGACATCTGCCTGGTCGATCCACGCGACGACTCGGTACGGGTCGCCCCGGTGCGCGGCACCGGAGATCGCTTCGCCGCGGTGCGGCTGAATCCTCCCGGACGGCCCGACTCGGCGGTCGCGCCTATGGGCTGTGTCCCGACCGACCTCACCGGGGACGGGGTCACGGACTTCCTCGTCTACTACTGGGGACGTTCCCCGGTGCTGTTCGTCCGGCAAGGAGACGGCTATCGGGGCGGGGACCTCGTCGAGCCGGCCCAGCACTGGAACAGCACCGCGACCGTGATCGCCGACGTCGACGGCGACGGCCACCTGGACGTCCTGGTCGGCAACTACTTCCCGGACGGTGCGCGAATCCTCGACCCACGAGCCGACGACGATCAGCGGATCGAGATGCCGGCCGGGATGGCGCGGGCCGGCAACGCCGGAATCAACCGGCTGCTGCTGTCCCGCCCCGGGGGACCTGGTCGCCCACCGGTGTTCGTCGACGCCAGCACGGCGTTGCCGGCCCGGTCGGCGCGGTCCTGGACGCTCGCGTTCGGGCTGCAGGACCTCACCGGCGATCTGCTGCCCGAGATCTACGTGGCCAACGACTTCGGCCCCGACGACCTGCTGGTCAACCGGTCCGCGCCGGGGCGTCCGGCGTTCGAACGGGTCGAGGGCCGCAGGGATGCCATCACACCGAAGTCGAAGGTGCTCGGCCATGACTCGTTCAAAGGCATGGGCGTGGCGTTCACCTATCGCGACGGGCACCTGTTGCCGACTGTCCTGGTCAGCAACATCACCACCCCATGGGGCCTGCAGGAGAGCAACTTCGCGTTCGCGCCCCAGGGATCCGGGGACGAACTGCTGCAGGGGCGGGTGCCGTACCGCGATCGAAGCGAGCAGCTTGGCCTGTCCCGCAGTGGTTGGGCCTGGGACATCAAGGCTGTCGATTTCGATGGGGACGGTGCGGACGAGATCCTGCAGGCGACTGGCTATCTGCAGGGTGACCGGTGGCGCTGGCCCGAGTTGCAGGAGCTCGCGATGGCCAACGATCAGGTCCTCGCCCACCCCTGGGCGTGGCCCGACTTCCAGCCCGGCGACGACCTGTCCGGCCATCAGCACAACCCGCTGTGGACCTACGCCGCCGACTTCTCGCCTCCCCGCTACGTCGACATCGCGCCCCGGCTCGGGCTGGACGCGTCGTGGGTGAGCAGAGGCATCGCGATCGGCGACATCGATGGTGACGGCCGGCCGGACGCGGTGATCGCCAACCAGTGGCAGGACTCCGTCGTTCTGCTCAACCGGAGCCGTACGACGTGGCCGCACACCACGATTCGCCTGCTGCGGCCTGGCTCGTCCGCCGGGGCGACGCCGGCGATCGGAGCACAGGTGCGAGCCGTCACGCCCGATGGAGCGCAGTTGCGTGCCGAGTTGCAGCCGAGCAACGGGCATGCGGGATCGTCCGCGCCGGAACTGTTCTTCGGTACGGGTAGCGGAGCTGACACGAGCTTCGCCTTGAGGTGGCGTACCTCCGGCGGCGTGCCCCATTCAGCGGAGATCCGGTTGTCACCAGGCACCCACACCCTGCTCCTCGATGACGACGGCACGGTCCGGTCGATGGACGACGACGAGGGACGACGAGGATGGTCAAGATGACCGGGGCCACCACGACCACTGTCGAACCGGTCGCCGACGCTGTCGGCGCGGGCCTGGGATCGGCTGGCGGGAGCGCCGTCGGCGAGATCTTCGACGTCGCCGGATCGGACGTCGAGCCGGCGGCGGCCCGCCGTCGGATCGTCCGCACCGATCGAGCCCTCACCGACCCGAGGCTTGCGGCAGCCGTCCGTCGGTATGGCCGTACGGCGGTACGACGGGCGCTGCGCGACGCGCAACAGGAGGCGCGGCGGGGTGCGATTCCTCCGGAGGAGGTCGTCCGGCACACTGCCGATCTCGTCGAACTGCGCGGCGACGGCGTCCGTTCGGTGATCAATGCGACCGGGGTGCTCCTGCACACCAATCTCGGTCGCGCCGTGCTGTCGGCCCCGGCCCGCCGGGCATTGGAACGGGCCGCAGGCAGCATCGACATCGAGTACGACCTCGAGAGCGGCCGGCGGGACCGGCGCGGTCGGGCCGCGCTGGACGCGTTGGGGGCGGCGGTACCGGCCGCCGGTGCGGTACACGTGGTGAACAACAACGCCGCCGCGCTGATCCTGGCGTCGGCTGCCCTGGCCGCTGGCCGCGAGGTCGTCATCAGCCGCGGCGAGATGGTCGAGATCGGCGCGGGGTTCCGGTTGACCGATCTGGTCGCTGCCGCCGGTGCCCGGCTCGTCGAGGTCGGCACCACCAACCGCACCTCGTTGGCCGACTACGCGGCCGCCGTGTGGTCGGGGACCGGATTCATTCTCAAGGTGCACCCGTCCAACTACCGGATCGACGGCTTCACCTCACAGGTCGATGTGGGCGCGTTGGCCGGGCTCGGCGCACCGGTCGTGGTCGACATCGGCTCCGGGCTGTTGGGCCCGGAGCCCGTACTGCCGGACGAGCCTGATGCGGACACCGCGCTGCGCGCCGGCGCGGCTCTGGTGACGGCGAGCGGCGACAAGTTGCTCGGTGGCCCGCAGGCCGGCCTGCTGCTGGGCCACCGCGAAGTGATCACCGAGCTGCGGCGGCATCCGCTGGCCCGCGCGGTACGGGTCGACAAACTGACCCTCGCTGCCCTGGAGGCCACCGTCCGCTGTCCACCCACCCCGACCCAGCAGGGACTGCGCGCGACCGTCGCCGAGCTACGGGCCCGGGCCGAGATGATCGTCGGCCGACTCGCTGCGGCCGATGTATCTGCGGCCGTGGTGGACACCTCGGCCGCCATCGGTGGTGGCGGCGCGCCGGGGGTACGGCTGCCGAGCTGCGCGATCAGCGTGCCGCAGCACCTGTCCCGGCCGCTACGGCGACAGCCGATCGCGGTGGTCGGCCGGGTACGCGACGGCCGGCTGCTGCTCGACATGCGTTCTGTGCCGGCGGAGCTGGACGACGCCGTGACGGCGGCGGTACTGCGGGCAGCCACGTCACCTGCCGGCCAGCCACACGACGAACCAGGCCGGCCCGCAGCCACGGTGGTCGATCAGCGATGAGTCACGTCGTCGCCACCGCTGGTCACGTCGACCACGGCAAGTCCAGCCTGCTCCGGGCACTGACCGCGATGTCGACCGACCTCCGGCCGATCGAGCGCGACACGGGTCGGACCGTGGACCTGGGGCACGTTTGGACCCACCTCGACGATGGTCGGGAGGTCAGCTTCGTCGACGTGCCGGGACACCGGCGCTTCCTCGCGAACACCCTGGCCGGGGTGGGTACCAGTCCGGTCGTCATGTTCGTGGTCGCCGCCGACGAAGGCTGGCAGCCGCAGTCGTCCGAGCATCTGGCGGTGCTTGCCGCGCTGCGCGTACGACACGGAGTTCTGGTGACGACCAAGTGCGATCGAGCGACGCCACAGTGGGCGCAGGCCGACGCGGGTCGGCGGCTGGCTGCTGCGGGCCTGTCGGACTGGCCGGCGGTGGCGGTGAGCGCCCGCACCGGTCGTGGGCTGGCCGGCCTGCGGAAAGTGCTGACCGAGGTGCTTCGGCGGGTGCCGCAGCCGGACCAGGATGCCCCGGTCCGGCTGTGGCTGGATCGGACGTTCACCGTGGCGGGCGCCGGCACCGTGGTGACCGGAACCTTGCCGGCTGGCACGGTACGGGTCGGTGACCGGATGGAGTTGGGGCCTGATCGCCGACCGGTGGTGGTCCGGGAGATACAACGGTGCGGCAGGGCGGTGCCGGCGGCACAGGGTGTCAGCCGGGTCGGTCTGGCGCTGCGCGGGCTGCCGGCCGCCGTCGCAACCCGGGGCTGGGCGCTGATGAATCCGGGACACTGCTGGATGTCCACCTGCGTGGATGGCTGGCTCGACCGGCCCGCCGGAGTGGACCGCTCCGCCGCCGAGCAGATGGGTCGCTCGCTCGGTGGCCGGCCGCGCCGGCCGCGCCTGCCGGCGCGGCTGCGGCTGCACCTGGGTAGCGCTGTCACGAATGCCCGGGTCCGGGTGCTCGACGCTGACGACGGGTCGCTGGCCGTCCGACTCGACTTCGATCAGCGGATGCCACTGCTGGTCGGTGACCAGGCGGTCCTGGTCGATCCGGGGTCGGCTGGGGAACGGATCGTCGGACGACTGACCGTCGTCGACGTCGACCCGCCGCCGTTGGGTAGGCGGGGCGCCGCCGCCGCTCGTGCATCGGCGCTGCGGGACGTGGCGACGGATCCCCGGAACGCCTGGCCGTTGCGGCTGCGGAACCTGATGACCGTGGCACAGTCACAGGCGATGACCGGGGCAGCGCCGCCGACCGACGCTCTGAGTGTCGGTGGCTGGCTGCTCGACCCGGCTCACCGGGACCGCCTGCACGCCAGCCTGGTACAGCTGGTCGGCGATGCCGGCCGGCACGCGTTCGCCGGATCCACGGTCCCCGCCGGGCACCCGGCGCCGGTGCCCGGTGTGCCGGCCGGCCGGGCCAGATCGACGCTGGGGCTGCCGGATCCCCGGTTGCTCGGGCTGTTGCTGGCACCCGGGCTGGCCGTTGTCAACGATTTGGTCGTACCTGCCGGCCAGCAGCAGCGGATGCCCCCACGGGTGGCTACCGCGCTGGACCGGTTGCGTGCCGCGCTGCGCGCAGGATCTGGTTTCGACGCCCCGGACGCCGACGGGCTTCGGCGGCTCGGAATCGACCAGTCGGTGCTGGCGGCGGCCCGCCGCGCCGGTCAGGTGCTGGTACTGGGGCCCACCGTGGTGTTGCCGGTCGAAGCGGAACGGGCCGCAGTGGAGGTCCTTGCCCGGCTCACGCAGCCATTCACCGTCGCCCAGGCCCGCATTGCCCTGGGCACCACGCGTAGAGTGGCGGTTCCGCTACTTGAACATCTGGACCGTCGCGGTTGGACAGTCAAATGTGCCGACGGGGGCACCCGACGGCTGCGTGCGGCAGCGCAGACAGGAGCCGAATGATGTCCGAGCCCACCCCGCAAGCCGACCCGTCGAGCCGGCCGATCCGGCTCACCCAGTATTCACGCGGCGGCGGCTGCGCCTGCAAGATTCCGGCCGGCGAGCTGGAACGGCTGGTCACAGACCTCACCCCGACACCTGCCGGGCAGCTGCCCGTACCCGCTGCCCGGTTGCTCGTCGGCCTGGAAACCGGCGACGACGCCGCCGTGATCGAGGCACCCGGAGGCACCGCTTTGATCAGCACGGCGGACTTCTTCGGGCCCGTCGTCGACGACGCCTACGACTGGGGGCGGATCGCGGCGGCGAACGCGTTGTCCGACGTGTACGCGATGGGTGGACAGCCGATCCTGGCGATCAACCTGCTCGGCTGGCCCCGTGAGCGGCTGCCGATGGAGTTGGCCCGGGCGGTACTCCAGGGCGGTGCCGATGTCGCGGCCCAGGCCGGGTGTGCCGTGGCCGGCGGGCACAGCATCGATGACCCGGAGCCCCGCTATGGCATGGCGGTGACCGGACTGGCCGATCCCGGCCGACTGCTGCGCAACGATCAGGGCTCGGCCGGCCTGCCACTGTGCCTGACCAAACCGCTCGGCGTCGGTGTGCTGAACACCCGGCACAAGGCGACCGGTGAGTGTTTCCCACACGCGATCGCCGAGATGGTGCGGCTCAACCGCGACGCCGCCGAAGCGGCAGTCCGGGCGGGAGTGCGGTGCGCCACCGACGTCACCGGCTTCGGACTGCTCGGCCATCTGGTCAAACTGGCCCGGGCGAGCAAGGTGGGCGCTGTCATCGACACGTCGGCGGTGCCGTACCTGGCGGGTGCCCGCCAGGCGGTGCGGGACGGCTACGTGTCCGGTGGCACCCGCCGCAACCTGGAATGGGTCCGTCCGTGGGTCGACTTCGCCGGGGCGGACGAGGAGACCGCGCTGCTGCTGGCCGACGCGCAGACCTCCGGAGGCCTGCTTGTCGCCGGTGAGGTCCCCGGCGCACCGGTGATCGGCGAACTGGTGCCATCGGGAGGCCCGTTGGTACAGATCCGTTGACCCATACCGGCTCCACCGGCTGCGGGATTCGTTTCCCGGGGAGGTGTACGGGCGTCTGGTGACGCTCCACGGTCTTCAAAACCGATGTGACCGGGTACCCCGGTCAGGCGGGTTCGATTCCCGTCCACCTCCGCTGTCGTCGCAACCACAGAGAGGTCGCGCGCTTTCTCGTTGCATAGAAATGATCCCAGGTTCGCTGCCTGAGGAGGATATCAAATGCAACGAACTCCACTTACCGAGCGGGTTGAACGGCGGCCCTGGTCGCCGCCCGATCGACGTGGTCGGCCATGGACGTGACCAGCCTGGTCGCCTCGGCCGCGGCTGTCGTCACTGCGCTGATCAGCTATCTGGGCGGACGCCAGATGGCTCATCTGGCGCACCGCCGTGAGATCGCCCGGCTCGCCCGACTGGCCCGGCAGGACACCGCCGCCGCCGAGCAGGCCGCAGCCCAGGCCGACGAGCGGTCCCGTGGCGCGGTGCTGGCCGAGCGCAACGAACTGCTGGCCAGGTGGCGGGTGACGTTGGACGAGGCGCGAGAAGAACGCCGCCGGCTCATCGAGGAGCATCGGGCCGAGACCGCGCGACTACGGCAGGAACACCGCGACGAGCTGGCCGGGTACCGGAAAAGCGCGGAGGCGGTGATCGCGGATCTACGCGTCCAGAATCGTGCACTGCGTGATCAGCTCAACGCCGAATACGCGAGGCGCTACGGCCGAACCACACACGATTGACGCGGTCCGCGATCGCAAGAGCGGAGAAGAACAGCCCCGGCCCCGGTACTGAAGATAGAGGAAGCCGGGCGACGCGGATCCGGAACCAGACGATCCCGCGACCGGTGAAATCAGTTAACCGTGCCGGTGGAAAACCGTGCGCGACAGGAGAGGACAACCCACATGACAGAGATCCAGGATTTCGGACGGCAGCTCGGGGGATTCCTCGGGGGTGTGTTCGGTAACGCGGCCGGTGGCGCCGGCCCGGTCTTCCAGCCGGACCCGCAGGCCGAGATCGAGGTACGCAAGCTCCTCGCCGATCTGCAGCAGGCGTTCGCCGAGGGTGACATCGAGACGATCCTGGCCAGCCTCGCCGACGACTTCACCACCTACGAACTGGGCGCCACCGACGGTTCGCCGTTGGAGATCACCGACCCGGGCGTGATGCGTGAATACCTGACCACGCTCTTTCCCGGCGCGGACGAGACCCAGAACAAGTCGATCAGCGCTACCCGGGTGGTGGCCACCGCGAACATGGGTTTCACCCTGGAGGGTGGGGACGTCGTGATCGCCCGCGCCGACGGGACCTTCGAGCACCAGCCACTCAACGCGACCGCGGTGGCGGTGCGCACCGCCGACGGCTGGAAGTGGCTGCACTGGCACATGTCCGAGGCAGGGGCCCGGTTCCGGGTGAACGCCAACGGCGTCCGTGTCGACCTGGCCACCGGCGCCGCGCTGCCCGGACCGACTGACTGAGCCCAACCCTCGCCGGCAGTCGCCGGCCGGTCGTCCAGGAGGATTCACCATGGACCAGAACATCGTCGCCGGGCAGCAGGCTCCGACGGTCGAACACAGTAACAACGGTGAGGAGAACCTTCACCCGAACTATGTGGCGTGCTTCCACAAGGGCCTGCCGCACGACGACGACGGCGAGGTCGACCCGCACGCGTACCGCCAACTGCTGCGGGCGCTCGCGAGTCGGTCGCCGGAGAGCTTCGAGCGCGTCGCGATGGGCACCGTGGACGGCGCACGGCTGACGAACCCTCTCGCAGGGCTGGCCCGGCACGGCTCCGGCACGCCCAGCGATCGGTTCAGGCTTCGACCGGCACCCCGGCTGGACAGTGCCGAGCACTCCGCGGAAATGGTGGAACTGTACTGGATGGCGCTTTGTCGCGACGTGCCCTTCGTCGAGTTCGGCTCGGACCCGACGGTGGCTGCCGCCGTGTCCGAGCTCGGCGAGCTCAGCGACTACCGGGCGCCGCGGTCGGACGGCTCGGTCACCCCGGCCACCGTCTTCCGCGGGGACAACCCAGGCGACCTGGCCGGGCCGTACCTGTCCCAGTTTCTGCTGCGTGATCTGCAGTTCGGCACGTTTCGTACGCAGCAGCGCCAGGACACGGTACGTCCCGGCCAGGACTACATGACGACCTGGGACACCTGGTTGAAGATCCAGCGTGGATTCAGCCGGCAGCTCGGCCCGCAGGACCGGGACCGCAACCGTACGCGGTATCTCGCCACCCCTCGCGACCTTGCCCACTACGTGCACTTCGACGCCAGCCAGAGCCCGTTCCAGCCATATCTCCACGCGGCGCTGATCCTGCAGGACCTCAACATGCCGCTGGACACCAACCTGCCGTACCAGTGGTCGATCAACCAGAGCGGCTTCGGGACCTTCGGCTGGCCACATCTGTACGACCTGGTGACCGGATCGACCGCCCGCGCGTTGCGGACCGTGTGGTTCCAGAAATGGTGGGTCCACCGGCGGCTGCGTCCCGAGGTGTCCGCCGGGCTGGTGCACAAGCACCTCTCCGGGCGTCGCCGATACGACTTCCTCCACCCTGGGGTGCTCGAGTCGGAGGCGATCCGGCGCAGCTTCGCCCGGAACGGAAGCTACCTGCTACCACAGGCCTATCCGGAGGGCTCGCCCACACATCCGTCGTACGGTGCCGGACACGCGACGGTGGCCGGTGCCGGCGTGACGCTGCTGAAGGCATGGTTCGACGAGACCGCGGTGATTCCGGATCCGGTCGAGGCGAGCCCGGACGGCACCACCCTGATTCCCTACCTTGGCGCGGACGCCGGACGGATGACCGTCGGCGGTGAGCTCGACAAGCTCGCGGCGAACATCGCGATCGGTCGCAACATGGCCGGCGTGCACTACCGCAGCGACTACGCCGGTTCGATCGAACTCGGCGAGCAGGTCGCCATCGACATGCTGCGTAGTCAGCGGGGATGGTTCGAAGAGAACTACTCGCTGGCCCTGACTCGATTCAACGGGCAGTCCGTGACCATCTGACCGGACCGCCTCGGGTGTCCCGTCGGTGGCTGTCAGCAGCCGCCGGCGGGACACCCATGTCAACGAGACATCTGGACGACATCCGAGGAGAACGCCGTGCCGACCAACCCATCCGCCGGAGTCGACTCCGCCGCGACTCCGGCCGTGACATCGGCCGTAGCCGACCGACGTGCTCCGGCGCTGCGCCGATTCGCGGTCTCCATCACGGTCCTCACCGTGGCGGGGCACTGGTTCCTGGGCTTCGAACAGGCGCCGGTCGTTCCGCTTGTCGTGGTCGGCTACGCGTATCTGCTGGACCTCGCGCTCGAGTGGTCGACCTCGTGGGCGCGGCACCGGCGCCCGGGCTTCGTCGGAGGCTGGCGTCGTCTGGTCGACCATCTGCTGCCCACCCACATCAGTGCGCTCGCCTGCGCGATGTTGCTCTACGCGAACTCGTCGCCGTGGCCTTACCTGTTCGCGATCACGGCGGCCGTGTCCAGCCGCTATCTGATCCGGATCCGAATCCATGGAAGGCGACGGCACGTGCTGAATCCTTCGAACACCGGCATCACACTGACCCTGCTGTTGTACCCATGGGTGAGTATCGCGCCGCCGTACCAGTTCACCGCGGACATCGGCGGGGCGCTCGACTGGCTGGTGCCGGCTGCGGTGCTGATCGCCGGCACGATGATCAACGCGAAGTTGACTGGTCGGATGCCGCTGATCGCCGGCTGGCTCGTCGGGTTCGTCGGGCAGGCTGTGGTGCGGTGGGCCTTCGCGGATCATGCTTTGCCGGCGGCCTTGATGCCGATGATCGGCCTGGCGTTCATCCTGTTCACCAACTACATGATCACCGATCCGGGCACGACGCCGCTTCGCCCCACCGGCCAGATCCTGTTCGGGGTGACGACCGCGATGGTCTACGGCTTGCTGGTTGTATCGGACGTGTCGTACGGCTTGTTCCTCGCGCTGAGCATCGTGTGCCTGGTGAGGGGGTTGCTGCTGGCCGGTGTAGGCCTACGGGTACGGGGTCCGGTGGTCCCCGTCCCAGGCCGACCGACCGCCGTTCGGTAGCTCTGTTCGGCGTCACGGGGCAGGGACCGGCTCGGTGTGAGCCGGTCCCTGCCCCGTGACGCCGGCCGGTGCGTGGACGCCGGACCGGCGCCGTCGTCGCCCTACTCGGTCAGGCCGGGGTGCCGGTGCTCGCACAGCCGGTCAACCATTCGCCGGCTTTCATACCGCTCGGTGCCGGCCGGTCCAGAACGAGCCGGAGCAGCGCGGGGGTCAGCTCCACGGGTGGGTCGATCGGTCGCGGGCGCCGCAGAGCGATGTGGAAGGCCCGTAGCGAACCGCCGCCTCTGATCAAAATCGGACTGGCGGACACTCCGATGAAGTCTGCGGGTACCGCCGGCCGAGCCAGCACGTCGCTCAGCTGCGCGCCGGGGTGGAAGCCCAGCGCCACCGCCCGGTAGGTGCCGTCGGGCATCGGCGCGATCCGGGTGAGGCGGTTCGTCCGCAGCACGGTGTATCCGGCGGGTGCGTCAGCGTCGGAACGGAACATCGCCAAAACCGCGCAACCGCCCTCCGCCGGGCCGCCGGTCACCGTGCCGACCGGGCCAGGGGCGTCGAGTCCGTTGTCTAGGCTGGCGACGAGATCGATGAGCCGGACTCTGCCGAACGGGGCGAGGGCTACGCGGAAGCGCCGTGGTGACATGCCAGTGAATTTGCTGAATTGACCGATGAAGGTGCCAAGGCTAGAATATCCCACTTCGATGCAGATCTCAGTTACGCTCAAGTCTGTTGTCAACAGCAGCCGGCGGGCCTCGGCCATCCTGAGCGCGGCCAGAAAACGGGCAGGAGTAGTGGACGTCAGGTAACGGAAAACGCGGTGGAAATGAAATGGGCTCAGTAGCGCGGCTTGGGCGATGTCGGATAGGCGCTGCGGCTCAGAGAGGTTCTCGGTCATGTACGCGACGGCGCGTGCGACGGAATCGATCCGGGCGCTGTCGGTTGGGCTGCCGAGGCAAGCTGTCACGGCGGTGCATGCGGCGATCTGGGTGCAGCCCATGCAATTGGCTCCCTGTTTTACCGACGGTACCGTAGCGGTTGTCATGAATGTGCCTCCTCTTTTTCCGGGCAGGCGGCCTGGGCGATGGTGTGGTTGCTCGCTCATCGCCTGCTCTGCGTCCGGACCTGGCCACCGGTCGCCTCATGGTTGAGGTCGGGGCGTGGGTGTCGAGGCTTGCCTGGCCGAAGCAAGCCATACGAATCGGTCGACGCCTGACCGGGTGGGCTGAGTTGGATGTCAGTCAACACCGCGCCCTAGCCCTCGTTATAGATGGAATCTTGCTAATGGCTACTGCTGAGCGAGCGAATCAGAAGGTGTCGAGGGGATCGACTCCTGTGGTGGTCGGGAACTCGTGAGGTAGGGATGCCTGGCTGGGCCGGGGTACCGGCGTGCCGGTTTCACCGAAGTTCCGCCGGGAGTCGGTATTCGCAGGTCATGCCACTCATGTCGGTCGAAATTCGGGGCACTCCCGAGAGCCCTGGACTGCTTTCGATCAGTGGCAGTCCCTGTCAATACTGG
The sequence above is a segment of the Solwaraspora sp. WMMD406 genome. Coding sequences within it:
- a CDS encoding nuclear transport factor 2 family protein, whose product is MTEIQDFGRQLGGFLGGVFGNAAGGAGPVFQPDPQAEIEVRKLLADLQQAFAEGDIETILASLADDFTTYELGATDGSPLEITDPGVMREYLTTLFPGADETQNKSISATRVVATANMGFTLEGGDVVIARADGTFEHQPLNATAVAVRTADGWKWLHWHMSEAGARFRVNANGVRVDLATGAALPGPTD
- a CDS encoding vanadium-dependent haloperoxidase, with product MDQNIVAGQQAPTVEHSNNGEENLHPNYVACFHKGLPHDDDGEVDPHAYRQLLRALASRSPESFERVAMGTVDGARLTNPLAGLARHGSGTPSDRFRLRPAPRLDSAEHSAEMVELYWMALCRDVPFVEFGSDPTVAAAVSELGELSDYRAPRSDGSVTPATVFRGDNPGDLAGPYLSQFLLRDLQFGTFRTQQRQDTVRPGQDYMTTWDTWLKIQRGFSRQLGPQDRDRNRTRYLATPRDLAHYVHFDASQSPFQPYLHAALILQDLNMPLDTNLPYQWSINQSGFGTFGWPHLYDLVTGSTARALRTVWFQKWWVHRRLRPEVSAGLVHKHLSGRRRYDFLHPGVLESEAIRRSFARNGSYLLPQAYPEGSPTHPSYGAGHATVAGAGVTLLKAWFDETAVIPDPVEASPDGTTLIPYLGADAGRMTVGGELDKLAANIAIGRNMAGVHYRSDYAGSIELGEQVAIDMLRSQRGWFEENYSLALTRFNGQSVTI
- a CDS encoding AraC family transcriptional regulator; protein product: MGCTQIAACTAVTACLGSPTDSARIDSVARAVAYMTENLSEPQRLSDIAQAALLSPFHFHRVFRYLTSTTPARFLAALRMAEARRLLLTTDLSVTEICIEVGYSSLGTFIGQFSKFTGMSPRRFRVALAPFGRVRLIDLVASLDNGLDAPGPVGTVTGGPAEGGCAVLAMFRSDADAPAGYTVLRTNRLTRIAPMPDGTYRAVALGFHPGAQLSDVLARPAVPADFIGVSASPILIRGGGSLRAFHIALRRPRPIDPPVELTPALLRLVLDRPAPSGMKAGEWLTGCASTGTPA